A region from the Solibacillus sp. FSL H8-0523 genome encodes:
- the dnaN gene encoding DNA polymerase III subunit beta has translation MKFDILRDRLLDGLNDVMKAVSSKTTIPILTGIKIDVTNEGVSLTGSDADITIQTFIPVEENGQQIINITETGSIVLQARMFNEIIRKLPTNEVEIEITNNFATTIRSGKSEFNLIGLDSTEYPQLPEVAADKQFAIPADLLKSIIRETGFAVATSESRPVLTGVNWKVEANELICVATDSHRLARRKVNLENLPTDVTSVVIPGKSLNELSKILDDTNNPVQIVLTNQQVLFKTDDVLFFSRLLEGNYPDTSRLIPDDFKTSITINGKSLLQAIDRASLLAREDRNNVVRFETLEDQTIEVSSNSPEIGKVEEQIQVENLEGESLKISFSAKYMMEALKAIDGQDVVIEFTGAMRPFILRSALDDAILQLILPVRTY, from the coding sequence ATGAAATTTGACATTTTACGAGATCGTTTATTAGACGGATTAAACGATGTAATGAAAGCAGTAAGTTCAAAAACAACGATTCCTATTTTAACGGGGATTAAAATTGATGTAACAAACGAAGGTGTTAGCTTAACGGGTAGTGATGCAGATATTACAATCCAAACATTTATTCCTGTAGAAGAAAATGGTCAGCAAATCATTAACATTACAGAAACCGGTTCAATTGTTTTACAAGCACGTATGTTCAACGAAATCATTCGTAAATTACCTACCAACGAAGTAGAAATCGAAATTACAAACAATTTTGCAACAACAATTCGCTCAGGTAAATCAGAATTTAACTTAATCGGTTTAGATTCAACAGAATATCCACAGCTTCCAGAAGTCGCTGCTGATAAACAATTTGCGATTCCAGCGGATCTTTTAAAATCAATTATCCGTGAAACAGGATTTGCCGTAGCTACTTCAGAAAGTCGCCCCGTGTTGACAGGTGTAAACTGGAAAGTAGAAGCGAATGAATTAATATGCGTTGCAACGGATAGTCACCGTCTTGCTCGACGCAAAGTAAATCTTGAAAACTTACCAACTGATGTGACTTCCGTTGTGATTCCAGGAAAAAGTTTAAATGAATTAAGCAAAATTCTAGATGATACAAATAACCCAGTTCAAATTGTATTAACAAATCAACAAGTGTTATTTAAAACAGACGATGTTTTATTCTTCTCTCGTTTACTAGAGGGCAACTATCCAGATACCTCTCGTTTAATTCCAGATGATTTTAAAACAAGCATCACGATTAACGGCAAATCGTTACTTCAGGCAATTGACCGTGCATCACTTTTAGCACGTGAAGATCGTAATAACGTTGTACGTTTTGAAACATTAGAAGACCAAACAATTGAAGTATCTTCAAACTCACCTGAAATCGGTAAAGTAGAAGAGCAAATTCAAGTTGAAAACCTTGAAGGTGAATCACTTAAGATTTCATTTAGTGCGAAATACATGATGGAAGCATTAAAAGCAATAGATGGACAAGATGTTGTCATTGAATTTACTGGTGCAATGCGCCCGTTCATCTTACGTTCAGCTTTAGACGATGCAATTTTACAATTAATTTTACCGGTACGTACGTATTAA
- the yaaA gene encoding S4 domain-containing protein YaaA: MNELKINREYITLGQALKMTDTISSGGMAKWFLSEHEVFVNGEAENRRGKKLRHDDVINIPGVGRFKIVDEFIVNGEM, from the coding sequence TTGAACGAATTAAAAATTAATAGAGAATATATTACGCTAGGTCAAGCGTTAAAAATGACAGATACAATTAGCTCTGGTGGTATGGCCAAATGGTTTTTAAGTGAACATGAGGTATTTGTGAACGGTGAAGCCGAGAATCGTCGTGGGAAAAAATTACGTCATGATGATGTCATTAACATTCCAGGTGTGGGTCGTTTCAAAATTGTTGATGAATTTATTGTAAACGGAGAAATGTAA
- the recF gene encoding DNA replication/repair protein RecF produces MNIERLQLTNYRNYESLTLDFSDKINVFIGENAQGKTNVMESIYVLAMAKSHRTANDKELIRWDADYGKIEGVINKRYGSIPIELTISKKGKKGKINHLEQTKLSNYIGQMNVVMFAPEDLNIVKGSPQIRRRFIDMEIGQISPVYLHDLLTFQKILKQRNHLLKSNHGKAALASDVMFEIYTEQYISAAVKIIRKRFQFMELLQAWAEPIHEGISRGLEKLVIKYRPVSGIDASLSEEEMRNYLKQKLDEVKMREIDRGVTLIGPHRDDLQFFVNDYDVQVYGSQGQQRTTALSLKLAEIELIKQETKETPILLLDDVLSELDDHRQSHLLNTIQGEVQTFVTTTSVDGINHETIRHAKLFHVKQGTIEQ; encoded by the coding sequence ATGAATATCGAGCGCTTGCAGCTAACGAATTATCGTAATTATGAATCGCTCACATTGGATTTTTCAGACAAAATTAATGTTTTTATTGGGGAAAATGCTCAAGGAAAAACAAATGTTATGGAATCGATTTATGTATTAGCGATGGCCAAGTCTCACCGTACTGCGAACGATAAAGAATTGATACGTTGGGATGCGGATTATGGTAAAATAGAAGGTGTAATTAATAAGCGTTACGGTAGTATACCGATTGAATTAACGATTTCCAAAAAGGGCAAAAAAGGCAAAATCAATCATCTCGAACAAACAAAGCTAAGTAACTATATTGGTCAGATGAATGTTGTGATGTTTGCACCGGAGGATTTAAATATCGTCAAAGGAAGTCCGCAAATTCGCCGTCGATTTATCGATATGGAAATCGGGCAAATTTCGCCTGTTTACTTACATGATTTACTAACCTTTCAAAAGATATTAAAACAACGTAATCATTTATTAAAAAGTAATCATGGAAAAGCAGCACTCGCAAGCGACGTGATGTTTGAAATTTATACGGAACAATATATAAGTGCAGCGGTAAAAATTATCCGTAAACGATTTCAGTTTATGGAGCTACTGCAAGCATGGGCAGAACCAATTCATGAAGGCATTTCGCGCGGATTAGAAAAGCTTGTGATTAAATATCGTCCGGTTAGTGGGATCGATGCAAGCTTGAGCGAAGAAGAAATGCGTAACTATTTAAAGCAAAAGCTTGATGAAGTGAAAATGCGTGAAATTGATCGTGGTGTCACGTTAATCGGCCCACATCGTGATGATTTGCAGTTTTTTGTGAATGACTACGATGTGCAAGTATATGGTTCACAAGGGCAACAGCGTACAACAGCACTGTCACTGAAGCTCGCTGAAATTGAGCTTATTAAACAAGAAACTAAAGAAACACCGATATTATTATTAGACGATGTATTATCAGAGCTTGATGATCATCGCCAATCGCATTTATTAAACACCATTCAAGGTGAAGTGCAAACATTCGTTACCACAACAAGCGTGGATGGAATTAACCATGAAACTATTAGGCATGCTAAATTATTCCACGTAAAACAAGGTACAATTGAACAATAG
- the gyrB gene encoding DNA topoisomerase (ATP-hydrolyzing) subunit B: MTLEDNKVQHSYDAEQIQVLEGLEAVRKRPGMYIGSTSAKGLHHLVWEIVDNSIDEALAGYCTDIKVTIEQDNWIRVEDNGRGIPVDNQEKMGMPAVEVIMTVLHAGGKFGGGGYKVSGGLHGVGASVVNALSSETIVQVHRDEKIHEIRFERGHTKQKLMVIGETDRTGTTTRFKADIEIFKETQVYEYDILATRIRELAYLNRGISISIADEREGQERSETFHFEGGIREYVEHINKNKEPIHTPIDVFGEKEGISVEIAMQYNAGFNSTIMSFANNINTYEGGTHESGFKTALTRVINDYARKSNIIKEADANLTGEDVREGLIAIVSIKHPDPQFEGQTKTKLGNSEVSQITNALFSEGFERFLLENPSVARQVVEKGTMAARARVAAKKAREFTRRKSALEVSNLPGKLADCSSTNPAESEIYIVEGDSAGGSAKSGRDRHFQAILPLRGKILNVEKARLDRILSNAEIRAMITAFGTGIGEDFNLEKARYHKIIIMTDADVDGAHIRVLMLTFFFRFMRPLIEAGYVYAAKPPLYQVKQGKHVEYCYSDAELDEILGRLPKLPKPNVQRYKGLGEMNATQLWDTTMDPEHRTLIRVELDDAIEADKIFDHLMGDEVAPRRDFIEENAVYVQDLDV, from the coding sequence GTGACTTTAGAAGATAATAAAGTCCAGCATTCTTATGATGCTGAGCAAATTCAAGTACTAGAAGGTTTAGAAGCTGTTCGTAAACGTCCTGGTATGTATATTGGCTCAACAAGTGCAAAAGGATTGCACCATTTAGTATGGGAAATCGTTGACAACAGTATTGACGAAGCGTTAGCTGGTTATTGTACAGACATTAAAGTAACAATCGAACAAGATAATTGGATTCGTGTAGAAGATAATGGTCGAGGTATTCCAGTAGATAATCAAGAAAAAATGGGTATGCCCGCTGTTGAAGTAATTATGACTGTCCTACATGCCGGTGGTAAATTCGGTGGTGGGGGCTACAAAGTTTCAGGTGGTCTTCACGGTGTAGGTGCTTCTGTAGTAAACGCATTATCAAGTGAGACAATCGTTCAAGTACACCGTGATGAAAAAATTCACGAAATTCGATTTGAGCGCGGTCATACAAAGCAAAAATTAATGGTCATCGGTGAAACAGATCGTACAGGTACGACAACACGTTTTAAAGCCGATATTGAAATTTTTAAAGAAACACAAGTCTATGAATACGACATTTTAGCAACACGTATTCGTGAATTAGCATATTTAAACCGTGGTATCAGTATTTCAATTGCAGATGAACGTGAAGGTCAAGAGCGTTCTGAAACGTTCCATTTTGAAGGCGGTATCCGTGAATACGTTGAACACATTAACAAAAACAAAGAACCAATTCATACACCAATCGATGTATTTGGTGAAAAGGAAGGTATTTCTGTTGAAATCGCTATGCAATACAATGCCGGCTTCAATTCAACAATTATGTCATTCGCTAACAACATCAACACGTACGAAGGCGGTACGCATGAATCCGGTTTTAAAACAGCGTTAACACGTGTGATTAACGACTATGCGCGTAAATCCAACATAATTAAAGAAGCGGATGCCAACCTTACAGGGGAAGATGTACGTGAAGGTTTAATCGCAATCGTATCAATCAAACATCCAGATCCTCAATTTGAAGGCCAAACGAAAACGAAGCTTGGAAACTCAGAGGTAAGTCAAATTACCAATGCGCTATTCTCTGAAGGCTTTGAACGTTTCTTACTAGAAAACCCGAGTGTTGCGCGTCAAGTTGTTGAAAAAGGTACGATGGCAGCACGTGCCCGTGTAGCTGCGAAAAAAGCACGTGAATTTACACGTCGTAAATCAGCGCTTGAAGTATCGAACTTACCAGGTAAACTAGCAGATTGTTCTTCAACAAACCCTGCTGAATCAGAAATTTACATCGTAGAGGGTGACTCTGCCGGTGGTTCTGCTAAATCTGGTCGTGACCGTCACTTCCAAGCCATCTTGCCACTGCGCGGTAAAATTTTAAACGTTGAAAAAGCACGTTTAGACCGAATTTTATCAAATGCCGAAATTCGTGCAATGATTACAGCGTTTGGTACAGGTATTGGAGAAGACTTTAACTTAGAAAAAGCGCGCTATCACAAAATCATCATTATGACCGATGCCGATGTTGATGGTGCACATATTCGTGTATTAATGTTAACCTTCTTCTTCCGTTTCATGCGTCCATTAATCGAGGCAGGTTATGTGTATGCTGCAAAGCCACCACTTTACCAAGTAAAACAAGGTAAGCACGTGGAATACTGCTACTCAGATGCTGAATTAGATGAAATTTTAGGTCGTCTGCCAAAATTACCAAAACCAAACGTACAGCGTTACAAAGGTTTAGGGGAAATGAATGCTACGCAGTTATGGGATACAACAATGGATCCAGAGCACCGTACATTAATTCGAGTAGAATTGGATGATGCTATTGAAGCCGATAAAATTTTCGACCACTTAATGGGGGATGAAGTAGCCCCACGTCGTGATTTTATTGAGGAAAATGCAGTTTACGTGCAAGACTTAGACGTTTAA